From one Microbulbifer sp. A4B17 genomic stretch:
- the yidD gene encoding membrane protein insertion efficiency factor YidD, with the protein MKWILIKLIHVYRYLASPWVGNQCRFYPTCSRYSEEAIETHGAIKGGYLTLRRLIKCHPWHPGGLDPVPPTRHKNTL; encoded by the coding sequence ATGAAGTGGATACTGATCAAGCTGATCCATGTATACCGCTACCTGGCCAGCCCTTGGGTAGGCAACCAATGTCGCTTCTACCCCACTTGCTCCCGGTACTCTGAAGAGGCCATTGAAACCCATGGAGCGATAAAAGGGGGTTATTTAACTCTGCGCCGCCTTATAAAATGCCACCCCTGGCACCCTGGTGGATTGGACCCGGTTCCCCCTACCAGACACAAGAACACGCTCTAG